One genomic window of Streptomonospora nanhaiensis includes the following:
- a CDS encoding glycosyltransferase family 4 protein: MAADEALPPPSWERTPRVLMVAYVSGRHPIGGGVSVFNEHLTNALARDFDVTLLMSAPPHEHPGVRVVTVDPERIAMADFPRLALHLTPDDVGLPRDPGAFDLIVSHNEFLGEAAIRVREEWYPQARYAHGVHTAAEKYRRLIGEEALGRQEADRHRWIMNRMDDRDVVWGVGRPLTDEGLRMARTVVPGPRHLRSHELIPGFQTLPGTAPPSGDRPFTIYTIGRLDDPIKGMDQLFEAVRRLRAQGVNVVVRCRGVRGTDTLSQEENLRIEQRRVDRIMGEAGAVTLLPFTSDVAELDAEMRQADLCVMPSLHEGYGLVAVEPLERGVAGLVNQDSGIAHLLLHHPDVPRELGRNAVVMDDGLDANARVAAWAEAILAAVRERAERWAGAERLRLVGQRFVWTHSASALVHAGLLPVDRDPGLPRHTRQGADGRLLIATERVEAEHARAQARLDVPLRRGASRGGALRPRAQGPTPGPKRRGGRGAGY; encoded by the coding sequence ATGGCCGCTGACGAGGCCCTGCCGCCACCGTCGTGGGAGCGGACGCCCCGGGTGCTGATGGTCGCCTACGTCAGCGGCCGCCACCCCATCGGCGGCGGGGTGTCGGTGTTCAACGAGCACCTGACCAACGCCCTGGCCCGCGACTTCGACGTCACCCTACTGATGTCGGCCCCGCCGCACGAGCACCCCGGCGTGCGCGTCGTCACCGTCGATCCGGAGCGGATCGCCATGGCGGACTTCCCCCGGCTGGCACTGCACCTGACGCCGGACGACGTCGGCCTGCCGCGCGACCCCGGCGCCTTCGACCTGATCGTCAGCCACAACGAGTTCCTGGGCGAGGCGGCGATCCGCGTCCGGGAGGAGTGGTACCCCCAGGCGCGCTACGCGCACGGCGTGCACACCGCCGCCGAGAAGTACCGGCGGCTCATCGGCGAGGAGGCGCTCGGCCGGCAGGAGGCCGATCGCCACCGGTGGATCATGAACCGGATGGACGACAGGGACGTCGTGTGGGGCGTGGGCCGGCCGCTCACCGACGAGGGCCTGCGGATGGCGCGGACCGTGGTGCCCGGGCCCCGGCACCTGCGCTCGCACGAACTCATCCCGGGGTTCCAGACGCTGCCGGGCACCGCACCCCCGTCCGGGGACCGCCCGTTCACCATCTACACCATCGGGCGCCTGGACGACCCCATCAAGGGCATGGACCAGCTCTTCGAGGCCGTCCGCCGGCTGCGCGCGCAGGGGGTGAACGTCGTCGTCCGCTGCCGGGGCGTGCGCGGCACCGACACGCTCTCCCAGGAGGAGAACCTGCGGATCGAGCAGCGCCGGGTGGACCGGATCATGGGTGAGGCGGGGGCGGTCACGCTCCTGCCGTTCACCTCCGACGTGGCCGAACTGGACGCCGAGATGCGGCAGGCCGACCTGTGCGTCATGCCCTCGCTGCACGAGGGGTACGGCCTGGTCGCCGTGGAGCCGCTGGAGCGCGGCGTCGCCGGGCTGGTCAACCAGGACAGCGGGATCGCCCATCTGCTGCTCCACCACCCCGACGTCCCGCGGGAACTCGGCCGCAACGCGGTCGTCATGGACGACGGCCTGGACGCCAACGCGCGCGTGGCGGCCTGGGCCGAGGCGATCTTGGCGGCGGTCCGCGAACGCGCCGAACGGTGGGCGGGTGCCGAGCGGCTGCGGCTGGTGGGGCAGCGGTTCGTCTGGACCCACTCCGCATCGGCCCTGGTCCACGCGGGCCTCCTGCCCGTGGACCGGGACCCGGGCCTGCCCCGCCACACCCGCCAGGGCGCCGACGGCAGGCTCCTCATCGCCACCGAGCGCGTCGAGGCCGAACACGCGCGGGCGCAGGCGCGTCTGGACGTGCCACTGCGGCGCGGGGCATCCCGGGGTGGGGCCCTGCGCCCTCGGGCGCAGGGCCCCACCCCGGGGCCGAAGAGGCGCGGCGGGCGCGGCGCGGGGTACTGA